DNA from Flavobacterium aestivum:
GGATATCGTCCTCACGCATTATTAGATAATCTTTACCTTCTAATTTTAATTCCGTTCCGGCATATTTTCCGTAAAGCACAGTGTCGCCTATTTTAACGGTCATGGTATGGTCTTTTGTTCCACTTCCAACTGCTACTACTGTTCCTT
Protein-coding regions in this window:
- a CDS encoding co-chaperone GroES — protein: MTLNIKPLSDRVLIEPVAAETKTASGIFIPDTAKEKPQKGTVVAVGSGTKDHTMTVKIGDTVLYGKYAGTELKLEGKDYLIMREDDILAII